Proteins encoded together in one Telopea speciosissima isolate NSW1024214 ecotype Mountain lineage chromosome 4, Tspe_v1, whole genome shotgun sequence window:
- the LOC122660147 gene encoding uncharacterized protein LOC122660147 isoform X1, which translates to MAISGRNNRFLPRLQAVFLNLKRRNCTLSGEGKEKSQSHGRFASVARANESLFDNSTWRAFDSRSFGISRPMIPSSTWTVLKILQRKGFEAYLVGGCVRDLVLRRTPKDFDVITTAKLKQIKKQFNRAWIVGRRFPICLVNIHGSVIEVSSFETVAERAKEEEMIFLPQMFTNCDKKDYVRWRDCLHRDFTINSLFFDPFVSQIYDYADGLKDLKTGKVRTVIPAQLSFKEDCARILRGIRIAARLGLSFSEETAEAIQNLGSSILSLDKQRLMMELNFMLSYGAAESSFILLWRFKLLGILLPVHAAYLAQQADNQSAQNSVMLMKLFFNVDKLLACDRPSDCSLWIGLLAFHLALVDKPQDALVVWAFCSVLYHGSWKEAVKCARENALEHVQFKPEILQDCITKSDQTLAEEVSHLASLVQSSVDSLTDPECLLKSMARYPLFPCSGLVFISKRMGEVVAGIFDVLLNDVESYKNERENFEVHCEMLGRGDWNEIRFVLGKVIMETMSSGITQKHQPRAINDEHCILLTSIKQQQQSVEEKWLSTLTGLEEQSPVAKEKEQHFLLVGEKGECCQRVVKETENHSQEVSKKKRIMKAIKEEICSQDAVKEKAKKHHQEVVKEKNKRKYIEAVKEENIYTVEVVKKQQKYHQEASKKQKLCQEATWREVHQQEVVKAKADHHPESAKDKKEKDQSHLYGLEKQQEKQCRPLSSLFR; encoded by the exons GTCTCTTTGATAATTCAACATGGAGAGCATTCGATTCCAGGAGTTTCGGGATATCCAGGCCCATGATTCCATCATCTACATGGACAGTTCTGAAAATTCTTCAACGCAAAG GTTTTGAAGCCTATCTAGTGGGTGGATGTGTGAGGGACTTGGTCCTAAGAAGAACACCAAAAGATTTTGATGTGATTACCACGGCTAAACTTAAACAG ATAAAGAAGCAATTTAATCGTGCCTGGATCGTTGGAAGGAGATTTCCTATATGCTTGGTGAATATTCACGGTTCTGTGATTGAG GTATCTAGTTTTGAAACAGTGGCTGAGCGTGCCAAAGAGGAGGAAATGATTTTTCTCCCTCAAATGTTTACCAATTGTGATAAAAAAGATTATGTTCGTTGGAGGGACTGCCTGCATCGGGACTTCACTATTAATAG TTTATTCTTTGACCCGTTTGTAAGTCAAATCTATGATTATGCTGATGGATTGAAGGATTTAAAAACCGGCAAG GTCCGAACTGTTATCCCAGCTCAACTGTCATTTAAGGAGGATTGCG CTAGAATTTTGCGGGGAATAAGAATTGCGGCACGACTTGGTTTGTCGTTTTCTGAGGAGACTGCAGAGGCAATACAAAATCTTGGTTCATCCATTTTGAGTTTGGACAAG CAAAGGTTAATGATGGAATTGAACTTTATGCTGTCATATGGAGCTGCTGAGTCTTCTTTCATTTTGCTTTGGAGGTTCAAACTTCTTGGTATTCTGCTTCCTGTTCAT GCGGCATATCTAGCTCAACAAGCTGATAATCAATCTGCTCAAAATTCAGTCATGCTTATG AAATTGTTTTTCAATGTGGATAAATTATTGGCCTGTGATCGTCCTTCTGATTGCAGTCTGTG GATTGGATTGTTAGCGTTTCACCTGGCACTAGTAGACAAGCCTCAAGATGCTCTTGTAGTTTGGGCTTTTTGCTCTGTTTTGTACCACGGGAGCTGGAAAGAAGCAGTGAAGTGCGCAAGAGAAAATGCTTTAGAACAcgttcagtttaaacctgagaTTTTACAGGATTGTATTACTAAATCAGATCAAACACTTGCAGAAGAAGTCAGTCATTTAGCATCACTAGTTCAATCTTCTGTGGATTCTTTGACTGATCCAGAGTGTCTTCTCAAATCAATGGCCAGATACCCTCTTTTCCCATGTTCTGGTTTG GTATTCATTTCCAAGAGGATGGGTGAGGTTGTTGCTGGAATTTTTGATGTCCTATTGAATGATGTTGAATCTTATAAGAATGAACGGGAGAACTTTGAGGTCCACTGCGAGATGCTCGGGAGGGGAGATTGGAATGAGATCAGATTTGTTCTAGGGAAAGTCATCATGGAAACAATGAGTAGTGGGATCACCCAAAAACATCAGCCAAGGGCCATTAATGATGAACATTGTATACTACTTACTAGCattaaacaacaacaacagtctGTGGAAGAAAAATGGCTTTCAACACTTACTGGTCTAGAAGAGCAGTCGCCTGTGGCAAAGGAGAAAGAGCAACACTTTCTTTTGGTTGGTGAGAAGGGAGAATGCTGTCAGCGGGTTGTCAAAGAGACAGAAAATCATTCTCAAGAGGTGTCAAAGAAAAAGCGTATTATGAAGGCCATCAAGGAGGAGATATGCTCTCAGGACGCAGTCAAAGAGAAGGCAAAAAAACACCATCAGGAGGTCGTCAAGGAGAAAAATAAACGTAAATACATAGAGGCCGTCAAGGaggaaaatatatatactgTAGAGGTAGTCAAGAAGCAGCAGAAATACCATCAGGAGGCTTCCAAGAAGCAAAAACTTTGTCAAGAGGCAACTTGGAGGGAAGTACACCAACAAGAGGTGGTCAAGGCAAAGGCTGATCACCATCCAGAGTCGGCCAaggataaaaaggaaaaagaccaGTCACATTTATATGGCCTTGAAAAACAG CAGGAGAAACAGTGTCGGCCTCTTTCTAGTTTGTTCAGGTGA
- the LOC122660147 gene encoding uncharacterized protein LOC122660147 isoform X2 has translation MAISGRNNRFLPRLQAVFLNLKRRNCTLSGEGKEKSQSHGRFASVARANESLFDNSTWRAFDSRSFGISRPMIPSSTWTVLKILQRKGFEAYLVGGCVRDLVLRRTPKDFDVITTAKLKQIKKQFNRAWIVGRRFPICLVNIHGSVIEVSSFETVAERAKEEEMIFLPQMFTNCDKKDYVRWRDCLHRDFTINSLFFDPFVSQIYDYADGLKDLKTGKVRTVIPAQLSFKEDCARILRGIRIAARLGLSFSEETAEAIQNLGSSILSLDKQRLMMELNFMLSYGAAESSFILLWRFKLLGILLPVHAAYLAQQADNQSAQNSVMLMKLFFNVDKLLACDRPSDCSLWIGLLAFHLALVDKPQDALVVWAFCSVLYHGSWKEAVKCARENALEHVQFKPEILQDCITKSDQTLAEEVSHLASLVQSSVDSLTDPECLLKSMARYPLFPCSGLVFISKRMGEVVAGIFDVLLNDVESYKNERENFEVHCEMLGRGDWNEIRFVLGKVIMETMSSGITQKHQPRAINDEHCILLTSIKQQQQSVEEKWLSTLTGLEEQSPVAKEKEQHFLLVGEKGECCQRVVKETENHSQEVSKKKRIMKAIKEEICSQDAVKEKAKKHHQEVVKEKNKRKYIEAVKEENIYTVEVVKKQQKYHQEASKKQKLCQEATWREVHQQEVVKAKADHHPESAKDKKEKDQSHLYGLEKQQGKQCQPLSSLFR, from the exons GTCTCTTTGATAATTCAACATGGAGAGCATTCGATTCCAGGAGTTTCGGGATATCCAGGCCCATGATTCCATCATCTACATGGACAGTTCTGAAAATTCTTCAACGCAAAG GTTTTGAAGCCTATCTAGTGGGTGGATGTGTGAGGGACTTGGTCCTAAGAAGAACACCAAAAGATTTTGATGTGATTACCACGGCTAAACTTAAACAG ATAAAGAAGCAATTTAATCGTGCCTGGATCGTTGGAAGGAGATTTCCTATATGCTTGGTGAATATTCACGGTTCTGTGATTGAG GTATCTAGTTTTGAAACAGTGGCTGAGCGTGCCAAAGAGGAGGAAATGATTTTTCTCCCTCAAATGTTTACCAATTGTGATAAAAAAGATTATGTTCGTTGGAGGGACTGCCTGCATCGGGACTTCACTATTAATAG TTTATTCTTTGACCCGTTTGTAAGTCAAATCTATGATTATGCTGATGGATTGAAGGATTTAAAAACCGGCAAG GTCCGAACTGTTATCCCAGCTCAACTGTCATTTAAGGAGGATTGCG CTAGAATTTTGCGGGGAATAAGAATTGCGGCACGACTTGGTTTGTCGTTTTCTGAGGAGACTGCAGAGGCAATACAAAATCTTGGTTCATCCATTTTGAGTTTGGACAAG CAAAGGTTAATGATGGAATTGAACTTTATGCTGTCATATGGAGCTGCTGAGTCTTCTTTCATTTTGCTTTGGAGGTTCAAACTTCTTGGTATTCTGCTTCCTGTTCAT GCGGCATATCTAGCTCAACAAGCTGATAATCAATCTGCTCAAAATTCAGTCATGCTTATG AAATTGTTTTTCAATGTGGATAAATTATTGGCCTGTGATCGTCCTTCTGATTGCAGTCTGTG GATTGGATTGTTAGCGTTTCACCTGGCACTAGTAGACAAGCCTCAAGATGCTCTTGTAGTTTGGGCTTTTTGCTCTGTTTTGTACCACGGGAGCTGGAAAGAAGCAGTGAAGTGCGCAAGAGAAAATGCTTTAGAACAcgttcagtttaaacctgagaTTTTACAGGATTGTATTACTAAATCAGATCAAACACTTGCAGAAGAAGTCAGTCATTTAGCATCACTAGTTCAATCTTCTGTGGATTCTTTGACTGATCCAGAGTGTCTTCTCAAATCAATGGCCAGATACCCTCTTTTCCCATGTTCTGGTTTG GTATTCATTTCCAAGAGGATGGGTGAGGTTGTTGCTGGAATTTTTGATGTCCTATTGAATGATGTTGAATCTTATAAGAATGAACGGGAGAACTTTGAGGTCCACTGCGAGATGCTCGGGAGGGGAGATTGGAATGAGATCAGATTTGTTCTAGGGAAAGTCATCATGGAAACAATGAGTAGTGGGATCACCCAAAAACATCAGCCAAGGGCCATTAATGATGAACATTGTATACTACTTACTAGCattaaacaacaacaacagtctGTGGAAGAAAAATGGCTTTCAACACTTACTGGTCTAGAAGAGCAGTCGCCTGTGGCAAAGGAGAAAGAGCAACACTTTCTTTTGGTTGGTGAGAAGGGAGAATGCTGTCAGCGGGTTGTCAAAGAGACAGAAAATCATTCTCAAGAGGTGTCAAAGAAAAAGCGTATTATGAAGGCCATCAAGGAGGAGATATGCTCTCAGGACGCAGTCAAAGAGAAGGCAAAAAAACACCATCAGGAGGTCGTCAAGGAGAAAAATAAACGTAAATACATAGAGGCCGTCAAGGaggaaaatatatatactgTAGAGGTAGTCAAGAAGCAGCAGAAATACCATCAGGAGGCTTCCAAGAAGCAAAAACTTTGTCAAGAGGCAACTTGGAGGGAAGTACACCAACAAGAGGTGGTCAAGGCAAAGGCTGATCACCATCCAGAGTCGGCCAaggataaaaaggaaaaagaccaGTCACATTTATATGGCCTTGAAAAACAG CAGGGGAAACAGTGTCAGCCTCTTTCTAGTCTGTTCAG GTGA
- the LOC122660147 gene encoding uncharacterized protein LOC122660147 isoform X3, producing the protein MAISGRNNRFLPRLQAVFLNLKRRNCTLSGEGKEKSQSHGRFASVARANESLFDNSTWRAFDSRSFGISRPMIPSSTWTVLKILQRKGFEAYLVGGCVRDLVLRRTPKDFDVITTAKLKQIKKQFNRAWIVGRRFPICLVNIHGSVIEVSSFETVAERAKEEEMIFLPQMFTNCDKKDYVRWRDCLHRDFTINSLFFDPFVSQIYDYADGLKDLKTGKVRTVIPAQLSFKEDCARILRGIRIAARLGLSFSEETAEAIQNLGSSILSLDKQRLMMELNFMLSYGAAESSFILLWRFKLLGILLPVHAAYLAQQADNQSAQNSVMLMKLFFNVDKLLACDRPSDCSLWIGLLAFHLALVDKPQDALVVWAFCSVLYHGSWKEAVKCARENALEHVQFKPEILQDCITKSDQTLAEEVSHLASLVQSSVDSLTDPECLLKSMARYPLFPCSGLVFISKRMGEVVAGIFDVLLNDVESYKNERENFEVHCEMLGRGDWNEIRFVLGKVIMETMSSGITQKHQPRAINDEHCILLTSIKQQQQSVEEKWLSTLTGLEEQSPVAKEKEQHFLLVGEKGECCQRVVKETENHSQEVSKKKRIMKAIKEEICSQDAVKEKAKKHHQEVVKEKNKRKYIEAVKEENIYTVEQEVVKAKADHHPESAKDKKEKDQSHLYGLEKQQEKQCRPLSSLFR; encoded by the exons GTCTCTTTGATAATTCAACATGGAGAGCATTCGATTCCAGGAGTTTCGGGATATCCAGGCCCATGATTCCATCATCTACATGGACAGTTCTGAAAATTCTTCAACGCAAAG GTTTTGAAGCCTATCTAGTGGGTGGATGTGTGAGGGACTTGGTCCTAAGAAGAACACCAAAAGATTTTGATGTGATTACCACGGCTAAACTTAAACAG ATAAAGAAGCAATTTAATCGTGCCTGGATCGTTGGAAGGAGATTTCCTATATGCTTGGTGAATATTCACGGTTCTGTGATTGAG GTATCTAGTTTTGAAACAGTGGCTGAGCGTGCCAAAGAGGAGGAAATGATTTTTCTCCCTCAAATGTTTACCAATTGTGATAAAAAAGATTATGTTCGTTGGAGGGACTGCCTGCATCGGGACTTCACTATTAATAG TTTATTCTTTGACCCGTTTGTAAGTCAAATCTATGATTATGCTGATGGATTGAAGGATTTAAAAACCGGCAAG GTCCGAACTGTTATCCCAGCTCAACTGTCATTTAAGGAGGATTGCG CTAGAATTTTGCGGGGAATAAGAATTGCGGCACGACTTGGTTTGTCGTTTTCTGAGGAGACTGCAGAGGCAATACAAAATCTTGGTTCATCCATTTTGAGTTTGGACAAG CAAAGGTTAATGATGGAATTGAACTTTATGCTGTCATATGGAGCTGCTGAGTCTTCTTTCATTTTGCTTTGGAGGTTCAAACTTCTTGGTATTCTGCTTCCTGTTCAT GCGGCATATCTAGCTCAACAAGCTGATAATCAATCTGCTCAAAATTCAGTCATGCTTATG AAATTGTTTTTCAATGTGGATAAATTATTGGCCTGTGATCGTCCTTCTGATTGCAGTCTGTG GATTGGATTGTTAGCGTTTCACCTGGCACTAGTAGACAAGCCTCAAGATGCTCTTGTAGTTTGGGCTTTTTGCTCTGTTTTGTACCACGGGAGCTGGAAAGAAGCAGTGAAGTGCGCAAGAGAAAATGCTTTAGAACAcgttcagtttaaacctgagaTTTTACAGGATTGTATTACTAAATCAGATCAAACACTTGCAGAAGAAGTCAGTCATTTAGCATCACTAGTTCAATCTTCTGTGGATTCTTTGACTGATCCAGAGTGTCTTCTCAAATCAATGGCCAGATACCCTCTTTTCCCATGTTCTGGTTTG GTATTCATTTCCAAGAGGATGGGTGAGGTTGTTGCTGGAATTTTTGATGTCCTATTGAATGATGTTGAATCTTATAAGAATGAACGGGAGAACTTTGAGGTCCACTGCGAGATGCTCGGGAGGGGAGATTGGAATGAGATCAGATTTGTTCTAGGGAAAGTCATCATGGAAACAATGAGTAGTGGGATCACCCAAAAACATCAGCCAAGGGCCATTAATGATGAACATTGTATACTACTTACTAGCattaaacaacaacaacagtctGTGGAAGAAAAATGGCTTTCAACACTTACTGGTCTAGAAGAGCAGTCGCCTGTGGCAAAGGAGAAAGAGCAACACTTTCTTTTGGTTGGTGAGAAGGGAGAATGCTGTCAGCGGGTTGTCAAAGAGACAGAAAATCATTCTCAAGAGGTGTCAAAGAAAAAGCGTATTATGAAGGCCATCAAGGAGGAGATATGCTCTCAGGACGCAGTCAAAGAGAAGGCAAAAAAACACCATCAGGAGGTCGTCAAGGAGAAAAATAAACGTAAATACATAGAGGCCGTCAAGGaggaaaatatatatactgTAG AACAAGAGGTGGTCAAGGCAAAGGCTGATCACCATCCAGAGTCGGCCAaggataaaaaggaaaaagaccaGTCACATTTATATGGCCTTGAAAAACAG CAGGAGAAACAGTGTCGGCCTCTTTCTAGTTTGTTCAGGTGA
- the LOC122660147 gene encoding uncharacterized protein LOC122660147 isoform X4: MIPSSTWTVLKILQRKGFEAYLVGGCVRDLVLRRTPKDFDVITTAKLKQIKKQFNRAWIVGRRFPICLVNIHGSVIEVSSFETVAERAKEEEMIFLPQMFTNCDKKDYVRWRDCLHRDFTINSLFFDPFVSQIYDYADGLKDLKTGKVRTVIPAQLSFKEDCARILRGIRIAARLGLSFSEETAEAIQNLGSSILSLDKQRLMMELNFMLSYGAAESSFILLWRFKLLGILLPVHAAYLAQQADNQSAQNSVMLMKLFFNVDKLLACDRPSDCSLWIGLLAFHLALVDKPQDALVVWAFCSVLYHGSWKEAVKCARENALEHVQFKPEILQDCITKSDQTLAEEVSHLASLVQSSVDSLTDPECLLKSMARYPLFPCSGLVFISKRMGEVVAGIFDVLLNDVESYKNERENFEVHCEMLGRGDWNEIRFVLGKVIMETMSSGITQKHQPRAINDEHCILLTSIKQQQQSVEEKWLSTLTGLEEQSPVAKEKEQHFLLVGEKGECCQRVVKETENHSQEVSKKKRIMKAIKEEICSQDAVKEKAKKHHQEVVKEKNKRKYIEAVKEENIYTVEVVKKQQKYHQEASKKQKLCQEATWREVHQQEVVKAKADHHPESAKDKKEKDQSHLYGLEKQQEKQCRPLSSLFR, translated from the exons ATGATTCCATCATCTACATGGACAGTTCTGAAAATTCTTCAACGCAAAG GTTTTGAAGCCTATCTAGTGGGTGGATGTGTGAGGGACTTGGTCCTAAGAAGAACACCAAAAGATTTTGATGTGATTACCACGGCTAAACTTAAACAG ATAAAGAAGCAATTTAATCGTGCCTGGATCGTTGGAAGGAGATTTCCTATATGCTTGGTGAATATTCACGGTTCTGTGATTGAG GTATCTAGTTTTGAAACAGTGGCTGAGCGTGCCAAAGAGGAGGAAATGATTTTTCTCCCTCAAATGTTTACCAATTGTGATAAAAAAGATTATGTTCGTTGGAGGGACTGCCTGCATCGGGACTTCACTATTAATAG TTTATTCTTTGACCCGTTTGTAAGTCAAATCTATGATTATGCTGATGGATTGAAGGATTTAAAAACCGGCAAG GTCCGAACTGTTATCCCAGCTCAACTGTCATTTAAGGAGGATTGCG CTAGAATTTTGCGGGGAATAAGAATTGCGGCACGACTTGGTTTGTCGTTTTCTGAGGAGACTGCAGAGGCAATACAAAATCTTGGTTCATCCATTTTGAGTTTGGACAAG CAAAGGTTAATGATGGAATTGAACTTTATGCTGTCATATGGAGCTGCTGAGTCTTCTTTCATTTTGCTTTGGAGGTTCAAACTTCTTGGTATTCTGCTTCCTGTTCAT GCGGCATATCTAGCTCAACAAGCTGATAATCAATCTGCTCAAAATTCAGTCATGCTTATG AAATTGTTTTTCAATGTGGATAAATTATTGGCCTGTGATCGTCCTTCTGATTGCAGTCTGTG GATTGGATTGTTAGCGTTTCACCTGGCACTAGTAGACAAGCCTCAAGATGCTCTTGTAGTTTGGGCTTTTTGCTCTGTTTTGTACCACGGGAGCTGGAAAGAAGCAGTGAAGTGCGCAAGAGAAAATGCTTTAGAACAcgttcagtttaaacctgagaTTTTACAGGATTGTATTACTAAATCAGATCAAACACTTGCAGAAGAAGTCAGTCATTTAGCATCACTAGTTCAATCTTCTGTGGATTCTTTGACTGATCCAGAGTGTCTTCTCAAATCAATGGCCAGATACCCTCTTTTCCCATGTTCTGGTTTG GTATTCATTTCCAAGAGGATGGGTGAGGTTGTTGCTGGAATTTTTGATGTCCTATTGAATGATGTTGAATCTTATAAGAATGAACGGGAGAACTTTGAGGTCCACTGCGAGATGCTCGGGAGGGGAGATTGGAATGAGATCAGATTTGTTCTAGGGAAAGTCATCATGGAAACAATGAGTAGTGGGATCACCCAAAAACATCAGCCAAGGGCCATTAATGATGAACATTGTATACTACTTACTAGCattaaacaacaacaacagtctGTGGAAGAAAAATGGCTTTCAACACTTACTGGTCTAGAAGAGCAGTCGCCTGTGGCAAAGGAGAAAGAGCAACACTTTCTTTTGGTTGGTGAGAAGGGAGAATGCTGTCAGCGGGTTGTCAAAGAGACAGAAAATCATTCTCAAGAGGTGTCAAAGAAAAAGCGTATTATGAAGGCCATCAAGGAGGAGATATGCTCTCAGGACGCAGTCAAAGAGAAGGCAAAAAAACACCATCAGGAGGTCGTCAAGGAGAAAAATAAACGTAAATACATAGAGGCCGTCAAGGaggaaaatatatatactgTAGAGGTAGTCAAGAAGCAGCAGAAATACCATCAGGAGGCTTCCAAGAAGCAAAAACTTTGTCAAGAGGCAACTTGGAGGGAAGTACACCAACAAGAGGTGGTCAAGGCAAAGGCTGATCACCATCCAGAGTCGGCCAaggataaaaaggaaaaagaccaGTCACATTTATATGGCCTTGAAAAACAG CAGGAGAAACAGTGTCGGCCTCTTTCTAGTTTGTTCAGGTGA
- the LOC122660537 gene encoding U-box domain-containing protein 15-like, translating to MDVIEYVSLFTDFRKTQKKECFNLVRRMRLLVPLLEEIYEVDEPVTDSVIECLCELKKALLFAKKLLKFCHDGSKIYLAFESESVMGRFRATYEKITQALEAVPYDELGISDEVREQVELMRTQLKRAKRRTDTQDMELAMDMIVVSSKKEDRNADSAILERLAHKLELHTVVDLKAETIAIRKLVKDRAGQNAEGSQQILDILRKFKQVAGIEEHNMLNESSVPKTLEKSPSLIIPHEFLCPITLELMTDPVIVSTGQTYERESIQKWLDTNHRTCPKTGQILIHLVLAPNYALRNLIRHWCDKNNVELPKKEATVGLDSSVGLKEEISSLVQNLSSSQLEVQRTAVTKIRFLSKENPDNRVIIASNGGIPALVRLLSYPDSKIQEHTVTALLNLSIDVANKRSITREGAIPAIIEVLQNGTIEAKENSAAALFSLSILDENKTAIGNANGIPPLVDLLQNGTIRGKKDAATALFNLSLNQANKGRAIKADIVKPLLQLLNDKNLGMVDEALSILLLLASHPEGQNAIGQLPFIETLVELTRDGTPKNKECAISVLLELGLNNTSFILTALQFGVYQHLTEISRSGTSRAQRKANSLLQHISKCEQV from the exons ATGGATGTGATTGAATATGTAAGCTTGTTCACAGATTTCCGGAAAACACAGAAGAAGGAATGCTTCAATCTTGTGAGGCGTATGAGGCTTTTGGTTCCTCTGTTAGAAGAGATCTACGAAGTCGATGAACCTGTTACAGATTCTGTAATTGAATGTCTTTGTGAATTGAAGAAGGCACTACTTTTCGCCAAGAAATTGTTAAAGTTTTGTCATGATGGAAGCAAGATTTACCTG GCATTTGAGTCTGAGTCCGTCATGGGAAGATTCCGCGCCACTTATGAAAAAATAACTCAAGCTTTGGAGGCTGTGCCTTATGATGAACTAGGTATCTCTGATGAAGTGAGAGAACAA GTTGAGTTAATGCGTACACAGCTtaaaagagcaaagagaaggACAGATACTCAAGATATGGAGCTAGCAATGGACATGATAGTTGTGTCCTCTAAGAAAGAAGATCGAAATGCAGACAGTGCCATACTAGAAAGGCTAGCACACAAGTTGGAATTGCATACTGTTGTGGATTTGAAGGCAGAAACCATAGCCATAAGGAAACTAGTCAAAGACAGAGCTGGACAAAATGCAGAAGGTAGTCAACAGATCCTAGATATTCTACGCAAATTCAAACAAGTTGCTGGGATTGAAGAGCACAACATGTTAAATGAATCTTCTGTGCCTAAAACACTTGAGAAGTCTCCATCTTTGATAATCCCTCATGAATTCCTTTGCCCCATTACGCTTGAGCTCATGACAGATCCTGTTATTGTGTCGACTGGACAG ACTTATGAAAGAGAAAGCATACAAAAATGGCTGGATACAAACCACCGAACTTGCCCAAAAACTGGACAGATTTTGATTCATTTGGTTCTTGCACCTAACTATGCTCTCCGCAACCTTATTCGACATTGGTGTGACAAGAATAATGTTGAACTACCGAAAAAAGAAGCAACTGTTGGCTTAGATAGCTCCGTTGGACTTAAAGAGGAAATCTCTTCTTTGGTCCAAAATCTTTCTTCAAGTCAACTAGAAGTCCAGAGAACAGCTGTGACCAAGATTCGTTTTCTGTCTAAGGAGAACCCCGACAATAGAGTTATAATTGCAAGTAATGGAGGAATTCCTGCTCTAGTTCGGCTTTTGTCTTATCCAGATTCAAAAATACAAGAGCACACTGTAACAGCTCTGTTGAACCTATCAATTGATGTGGCAAATAAGAGATCGATAACTAGAGAAGGAGCCATTCCAGCTATAATTGAAGTGTTGCAAAATGGAACTATCGAAGCTAAAGAGAACTCTGCAGCAGCCTTGTTTAGTTTATCAATACTTGATGAAAATAAAACGGCGATAGGAAATGCAAATGGTATTCCACCTTTAGTAGATCTCTTACAAAATGGCACAATTAGAGGTAAAAAGGATGCTGCTACTGCACTCTTTAACTTATCTCTCAACCAGGCAAATAAGGGTAGAGCGATTAAGGCAGATATTGTTAAACCATTGCTTCAATTACTCAATGATAAGAACTTGGGTATGGTTGATGAAGCCCTCTCAATCTTGCTACTTCTTGCATCACATCCGGAAGGTCAGAATGCTATTGGACAACTCCCTTTCATTGAAACTCTTGTTGAACTCACTAGAGATGGAACCCCCAAGAATAAGGAGTGTGCTATATCAGTTCTGCTTGAGTTGGGGTTGAACAATACCTCTTTCATTTTAACTGCTCTTCAATTTGGTGTGTATCAACATTTGACAGAAATCTCGAGGAGTGGAACTAGCAGAGCCCAAAGAAAAGCAAATTCCCTTTTGCAGCACATCAGTAAGTGTGAACAAGTTTAG